A genomic window from Tachyglossus aculeatus isolate mTacAcu1 chromosome 9, mTacAcu1.pri, whole genome shotgun sequence includes:
- the WDSUB1 gene encoding WD repeat, SAM and U-box domain-containing protein 1 produces the protein MSGETQTPWKVKLPGLVERVWGWESEDLGSNSRFATWFLYNLGSSYLKMVTLIRTITDHGDDVNHCAFSSSLLATCSLDKTIRLYSLIDFAELPYSPLKGHTYAVHCCRFSPSGHILASCSTDGTTVLWSSHNGQTLAIMEQPSASPVRICCFSPDSTCLVSGGADGTVVLWNTQTYKLQRSGSVKDGSLVACAFSPNGNLFVTGSSCGDLTVWDDKMRCLYSEKAHDLGITCCDFSSQPVSDGDQGPNFFRMASCGQDCQIKLWVISFTDFLGFELKYKCTLSGHTAPVLSCAFSYDGRMLVSGSVDKSVIVYEANTGSILHTLTQHTRYVTTCAFAPNILLLATGSMDKTVNIWQFEQKVHCQGCKPQEEPKQFIENWSEEEVSVWLCAQGLKDLVGVFKMNNIDGKELLSLTKESLTNDLKIESLGLRSKILRKIEELNIKMDSLSSGIPDEFLCPITRELMKDPVIAADGYSYEKEAMENWFRKKKRTSPMTNLVLPSLILTPNRTLKMAINRWLETQK, from the exons GTCATCTTACTTGAAAATGGTGACACTAATTCGCACCATCACAGATCATGGGGATGATGTCAACCACTgtgccttctcctcttccttattGGCAACCTGCTCTTTGGATAAAACAATTCGGCTTTATTCGTTAATCGATTTTGCTGAGTTGCCTTATTCGCCACTGAAGGGCCATACTTATGCCGTCCACTGCTGCCGTTTCTCTCCGTCGGGACATATCTTAGCTTCGTGTTCTACAGATGGCACAACTGTGTTATGGAGTAGTCACAACGGACAAACTCTGGCAATAATGGAGCAGCCTAGTGCCAGTCCTGTAAGAatttgctgcttctccccagactCTACTTGCTTGGTTTCAGGGGGAGCTGATGGTACCGTAGTGTTGTGGAATACACAGACATACAAATTACAGAG ATCTGGTAGTGTTAAAGATGGTTCCTTGGTGGCCTGTGCATTTTCTCCTAATGGAAACCTCTTTGTAACGGGATCATCATGTGGAGATTTAACAGTTTGGGATGACAAAATGAGGTGCTTATATAGTGAAAAAGCACATGATCTTGGAATCACCTGCTGTGATTTTTCTTCACAGCCAGTTTCTG ATGGAGATCAAGGCCCCAACTTTTTCCGGATGGCATCATGTGGTCAGGACTGCCAGATTAAGCTTTGGGTTATTTCATTCACCGATTTCTTAG GTTTTGAATTAAAATATAAATGCACGCTGAGTGGACACACAGCTCCAGTGCTCTCCTGTGCTTTTTCTTATGACGGACGAATGTTGGTCTCTGG GTCTGTGGACAAGTCTGTTATAGTATATGAAGCT aacaCTGGGAGCATACTTCACACTTTGACACAGCATACCAG GTATGTTACGACTTGCGCATTTGCACCCAACATTCTTTTACTTGCTACTGGGTCAATGGACAAAACAGTGAACATCTGGCAATTTGAGCAGAAAGTGCACTGTCAAG GATGTAAACCCCAAGAAGAACCTAAGCAATTTATTGAAAACTGGTCAGAGGAAGAAGTTTCAGTGTGGCTTTGTGCGCAAGGCTTGAAAGACCTTGTTGGAGTTTTCAAGATGAacaacattgatgggaaagaaTTGTTGAGTCTTACAAAAGAAAGTCTAACAAATGATTTAAAAATTG AATCTCTAGGTCTTCGGAGTAAAATTTTGAGGAAAATCGAAGAACTGAATATAAAGATGGATTCCCTTTCTTCTGGCATTCCAGATGAATTCCTGTGTCCTATAACTAGGGAACTTATGAAAGATCCCGTCATTGCAGCAG ATGGCTATTCCTATGAAAAAGAAGCAATGGAAAACTGGTTTAGAAAAAAGAAACGTACAAGTCCCATGACCAATCTTGTTCTTCCATCACTAATACTCACACCAAACAGGACTCTGAAAATGGCCATCAATCGCTGGCTAGAGACTCAGAAATAA